In Sparus aurata chromosome 5, fSpaAur1.1, whole genome shotgun sequence, the genomic window GCAACTCCTTAATCCATGACAGAGGAGTTGGAGGACTGAACACAAAAACCCATCAAAACGACCTTGTTGGTAGAATTAGTATGCGTGAAACTTAAATAACATAAAACCCAGTGTGATGTCGTGTGAAGTCCCACCAGGTCCGAGCTCCACTGTCCCCTCATCACTCTGCCACACCTCCAGGTAAGATGGAGGTTTCTCTGCTGGAGGACTTAACAACACCGCCTCTGTCGTCGTCGTCTTcagcttctctttcttcttcttcaccttctctttcttcttcttctccttcttcttctgtttctttagcttcgccttcttcttcttcgactTTTTTCTCTTGGCTttaccctttttctttttggtcttCTCATCGCTggacgaggaggaagacgacgacgaggaggaggaggaagaagaagtggacgaggaggaagaggagcttcTTCTTCgcttctttctttgtgttttcacatCTGAGGGAGAGGCAAAGAACACGTTTAACTGAGAACTTTGATAATTAGACTTTTGTTGCTGTCAAAACCTGCTAATTCCTCTACATAAAGTCCCAAccttgtgttttgtgtggtgCGTTCTTTGTCGATCTGCTTCGACTCCTGCTGCTGGACGAGGAAGACgatgaagacgaagaagaagaagaagaccgtCTACGTTTCTTCTTCACGTGTTTTTTGTCCTTGTCGGCTCTttcagtggatctgctgcgacCCATCACATTTAAAACTATGAAACAAAGTTAAATAAACTCGGGAAATCTTGTTAAAGACCAGTAGACAGTGACGAAGTGAGTTGGTGTTGTTGCTCTTGCCGTTTTCGAAAGTATGTCCGTCTTTCATTTCCTTCCGTCGGCGTCGTTGCATGCATTATTAAGGTTCCTAGTTCCTACCTCAGTGTACCCGTCATGCTTCCACTCCAGGgttatattgtactttttactcaactacatGCATTtgatgtttacatttattttttgctttataAT contains:
- the arl6ip4 gene encoding ADP-ribosylation factor-like protein 6-interacting protein 4 encodes the protein MGRSRSTERADKDKKHVKKKRRRSSSSSSSSSSSSSSSRSRSRSTKNAPHKTQDVKTQRKKRRRSSSSSSSTSSSSSSSSSSSSSSSDEKTKKKKGKAKRKKSKKKKAKLKKQKKKEKKKKEKVKKKKEKLKTTTTEAVLLSPPAEKPPSYLEVWQSDEGTVELGPAMTDEQKARLSTKRPLTKEEYEARQSVIRRIVDPETGRTRLVRGEGEIIEEIVSQEKHKDINKQATKGDGNAFQRKLGVNR